A DNA window from Candidatus Saccharibacteria bacterium oral taxon 955 contains the following coding sequences:
- the rsmD gene encoding 16S rRNA (guanine(966)-N(2))-methyltransferase RsmD, with translation MTQIRVIAGKYGGRKIDAPDFSNSRTKPMGERIRNAMFNRIGEEIRGARVLDAFAGTGSVGLEALSRGASFVTFVERDKIAQKILQKNVLSLGTENESEIIRTTVNNWLETAEPEMYDIILADPPYHDLQLSTVSRLFGLLKPKGLMVLSHTGRGEGPNLENSIVVVDNRSYGNATLTSFRRE, from the coding sequence GTGACCCAGATTCGGGTCATAGCTGGAAAATACGGTGGACGCAAGATTGATGCGCCAGATTTTTCTAATTCTCGCACCAAGCCGATGGGTGAGCGAATCCGTAACGCGATGTTTAATCGTATCGGTGAAGAGATTAGGGGTGCTCGCGTACTTGATGCATTTGCTGGTACCGGCTCTGTTGGACTCGAGGCGTTGAGCCGTGGCGCATCATTTGTTACCTTCGTTGAACGCGACAAAATTGCGCAAAAAATTTTACAGAAAAATGTGTTATCGCTAGGTACTGAAAATGAATCAGAAATTATTCGTACTACTGTAAATAATTGGCTGGAAACAGCAGAACCTGAAATGTATGACATAATTTTGGCCGATCCGCCATACCACGATCTGCAGTTATCCACAGTCAGTAGGCTTTTTGGGCTTCTCAAACCAAAGGGGCTTATGGTATTATCTCACACAGGAAGAGGTGAGGGACCAAATCTAGAAAACAGCATTGTTGTGGTGGACAATCGTAGTTATGGAAATGCTACCCTCACTTCTTTCCGCCGAGAGTAA
- a CDS encoding TVP38/TMEM64 family protein: protein MKELAKKHWRKITAGLIALAIIVAIVAIYWQPITAFFGDHARIKGAVERAGIWGPLVFIAIQFLQIVFAPIPGQVAGVIAGSLFGPWLGTLYSLVGSVLGCFLVFTLSRKLGRPFVERFVDKKHLKKFDRLTKNAGPMVFFLIFLLPGFPDDIICYLAGLSAIPIRTLVIITILGRAPGYILSGFLGAGIGEANTSLIVSVVVLLVIGAAIAYWQRDTIKQWARQFTREDESDDT from the coding sequence ATGAAAGAGTTAGCGAAAAAGCATTGGCGAAAAATTACTGCTGGACTCATCGCTTTAGCAATCATAGTTGCTATCGTCGCAATCTACTGGCAACCAATCACAGCGTTCTTTGGTGATCATGCTCGTATCAAAGGTGCAGTTGAGCGCGCTGGCATTTGGGGTCCACTGGTATTTATCGCTATCCAATTTTTGCAAATTGTATTCGCACCAATTCCTGGACAAGTAGCGGGTGTTATCGCTGGTAGTCTATTTGGCCCATGGCTAGGCACTCTCTACTCGCTAGTGGGCTCGGTGCTAGGGTGTTTTCTTGTCTTTACGCTCTCTCGAAAACTCGGTCGTCCATTTGTCGAACGGTTTGTCGATAAAAAACACCTCAAAAAGTTTGATCGCCTGACCAAAAATGCCGGTCCGATGGTGTTTTTCCTCATATTCTTGCTACCAGGCTTTCCTGACGATATCATCTGCTACCTCGCCGGACTAAGCGCAATCCCGATTCGCACGCTAGTGATCATCACCATTCTAGGTCGTGCACCAGGCTATATTTTGTCAGGTTTTTTGGGTGCTGGGATTGGTGAGGCCAACACCTCACTAATAGTTTCGGTAGTCGTTCTGCTAGTCATAGGAGCGGCGATCGCCTACTGGCAACGTGACACCATCAAACAGTGGGCACGACAGTTTACTCGTGAAGATGAGTCAGACGATACTTAA
- a CDS encoding tyrosine--tRNA ligase, which yields MTLSEELTWRGFVNQYTFADIKELDNETRTFYWGVDPSADSMTIGNLAAAMMVRHFIDYGYKPILLVGGATGLIGDPDGKKQERDLKTVEEVEKNVQGLSKQYETIFAGKNFEIVNNYDWFCDIGYMQFLREIGKHVSLTQMLDREFVQSRIGEGGAGISYAEFSYALIQGYDFLHLYREKGATLQVAGADQWGNSITGVSLIRRLEGAEAHVYTAPLVINKQTGVKFGKSEGGAVWLDPAKTSPYKFYQFWLNLDDETSEDMIKIYTLLDRATVEKTIADHRENPGIRLLQKTLAREVTDLIHGRERRECVERVTAVLFGGDAFATLKDADLDALGAEIPTAPVGNSVIDTLTASGLVASNGEAKRLIANNAISINGQKIADDVMITEGSLVKKGKNNFVLVR from the coding sequence ATGACACTGAGTGAGGAGCTTACGTGGCGTGGTTTCGTCAACCAGTACACGTTTGCCGATATCAAAGAATTAGACAATGAGACGCGGACGTTCTATTGGGGTGTTGACCCTAGCGCAGACAGTATGACGATCGGCAATCTCGCTGCCGCTATGATGGTGCGTCATTTTATTGATTATGGCTACAAGCCGATTCTTCTTGTTGGCGGTGCAACTGGTTTGATAGGTGATCCAGACGGCAAAAAACAGGAGCGAGACCTCAAAACCGTCGAAGAAGTCGAGAAAAATGTCCAAGGCCTCTCTAAGCAGTACGAGACAATATTTGCTGGCAAGAATTTCGAGATTGTCAATAACTACGACTGGTTTTGTGACATTGGTTATATGCAGTTCCTGCGTGAAATTGGTAAGCACGTTAGCCTGACGCAAATGTTAGACCGTGAGTTTGTTCAGTCTCGTATCGGTGAGGGTGGTGCCGGGATTAGCTATGCTGAGTTTAGCTATGCGCTTATTCAGGGGTATGACTTCCTCCATCTTTATCGCGAAAAAGGAGCAACTCTTCAGGTCGCCGGCGCCGATCAGTGGGGTAATAGTATCACCGGCGTTAGTCTGATTCGTCGCCTCGAGGGGGCGGAGGCCCACGTCTATACGGCGCCTCTTGTGATAAACAAGCAGACAGGCGTGAAATTTGGCAAGTCTGAGGGTGGTGCGGTCTGGCTTGATCCGGCCAAGACGAGTCCATATAAGTTCTACCAATTTTGGCTGAACCTCGATGATGAAACGAGCGAGGATATGATTAAGATTTATACGCTACTTGATCGTGCTACAGTTGAAAAAACAATCGCCGACCATCGCGAGAATCCTGGTATTCGCCTATTGCAGAAAACTCTGGCCCGAGAAGTGACAGACCTGATTCACGGTCGTGAGCGTCGTGAATGTGTCGAGCGGGTGACAGCGGTACTTTTTGGTGGTGATGCATTTGCAACCCTAAAGGACGCCGATCTTGATGCGCTTGGTGCGGAGATCCCGACTGCTCCAGTTGGAAATAGTGTTATCGATACTCTGACCGCAAGTGGACTAGTAGCGAGTAACGGCGAAGCGAAGCGTTTGATCGCAAATAACGCCATTTCTATTAACGGTCAGAAAATTGCCGATGACGTGATGATAACAGAGGGGAGCCTGGTCAAAAAAGGTAAAAATAATTTCGTTTTGGTACGATAA
- a CDS encoding prepilin-type N-terminal cleavage/methylation domain-containing protein, whose protein sequence is MKSRIRRGFTIVELLIVVAVVAILAIVTATIYLNTQVQARDTHMRDGLDKFADAIMLWSSGHKGALPYGGSGTTYDATTQNCANPMNNRVEGWQDAGVYSSSCTIGDVMVKLEYLPKDFFSNLSKVTSKPSLFMVHSCTSDPAGRKFIVMTSLEDPDEKDREHFKKEHERCFTTLPYSGAGTADYFRSTYNMQIATTVSL, encoded by the coding sequence ATGAAATCGCGTATACGCAGAGGATTTACGATCGTGGAATTACTTATCGTTGTGGCGGTTGTTGCTATTTTGGCGATCGTAACGGCGACAATCTACCTGAACACGCAGGTGCAAGCACGTGATACGCATATGCGTGATGGACTTGATAAATTTGCCGACGCTATTATGCTCTGGAGCTCGGGGCATAAAGGTGCCTTGCCGTATGGCGGTAGCGGGACGACATATGATGCGACTACCCAAAACTGTGCAAACCCGATGAATAATCGTGTCGAAGGGTGGCAAGATGCGGGCGTTTACTCGTCGTCGTGTACGATCGGTGATGTCATGGTGAAATTAGAGTATTTACCAAAAGATTTTTTCTCGAACTTGTCAAAAGTTACCTCTAAACCGTCGTTATTCATGGTTCATTCGTGTACGAGCGATCCAGCTGGACGAAAATTTATCGTCATGACTTCACTCGAGGATCCAGACGAGAAGGATAGGGAGCATTTCAAAAAAGAGCATGAGCGGTGCTTTACGACCCTGCCGTATAGCGGCGCGGGGACGGCCGACTACTTCCGCTCAACTTACAATATGCAGATCGCGACAACTGTGAGCCTATAA
- a CDS encoding histidine--tRNA ligase: MASLSTESYKGARDWYPESMRLREYIFRTWRRVVRRYGYEAYDAPLIEPIDVYEAKSGQELVSEQTYSFVDRGERRVAIRPEMTPSVSRMIAGRQQEIPMPARWYSIGQFMRYERPQRGREREFWQLNCDLFGIDGAMAEAEIISMGADIMKAFGADDEMYTIRINNRRIINFMMAQYLELDAVQAQLMIRLFDRKNKIAPEAFRDQAIEIFGNGAAKRGLQKLARLVAAKTMADLPEEIRDSEAVREVQELFTYLERAGIKNAIFDITLMRGLDYYTGTVFEFFDTHPENTRALFGGGRYDGLVGLFGGEPVSAVGFAPGLSMMELFLTTHDLVPSFSSTTDIYMIVIGDNLRGAQKVARALRNEGVNVELDFTGRKIDKQLKTALKKQIPYLMFVGDEELSAEVYTLKNIATNEEKKLSFERIVTTVSDYRGHQSRGDDEFDISDLSA, encoded by the coding sequence ATGGCGTCATTGTCTACCGAGTCTTATAAGGGTGCGCGTGATTGGTATCCTGAGTCAATGCGACTTAGGGAATATATTTTTCGTACCTGGCGACGGGTGGTGAGGCGTTACGGATACGAGGCGTACGATGCGCCACTGATCGAGCCGATAGATGTCTATGAGGCAAAAAGCGGACAAGAGCTGGTGAGTGAGCAGACTTATAGCTTCGTTGACCGAGGTGAGCGTCGGGTGGCAATTCGTCCTGAGATGACACCGAGTGTCAGTCGGATGATAGCAGGTCGTCAGCAGGAGATTCCGATGCCAGCACGGTGGTATAGCATAGGTCAGTTTATGCGCTATGAGCGACCACAACGCGGACGTGAACGCGAGTTTTGGCAGTTGAACTGTGATTTGTTTGGTATCGATGGTGCGATGGCAGAAGCAGAGATTATATCGATGGGTGCCGATATCATGAAGGCATTTGGGGCTGATGATGAGATGTATACGATTCGGATCAACAATCGGCGGATAATTAATTTCATGATGGCGCAGTATCTAGAGCTTGATGCGGTACAGGCGCAGTTGATGATTCGGCTGTTTGATCGCAAGAACAAAATTGCACCAGAGGCGTTTCGTGATCAAGCGATCGAGATATTTGGCAATGGAGCGGCAAAACGGGGCTTACAAAAGCTCGCTCGGCTGGTGGCGGCAAAAACTATGGCTGATTTGCCAGAAGAGATCCGTGATAGTGAGGCGGTTCGCGAAGTTCAAGAGTTGTTTACGTATCTTGAGCGCGCGGGTATAAAAAATGCGATTTTTGATATCACGCTGATGCGAGGGCTTGATTATTATACTGGTACGGTGTTTGAGTTTTTTGACACGCATCCGGAGAACACTCGGGCATTGTTTGGTGGAGGGCGATATGACGGGCTAGTCGGGCTGTTTGGTGGCGAACCTGTGAGTGCGGTTGGGTTTGCACCTGGGCTGTCGATGATGGAGTTATTTTTGACGACGCATGATCTTGTGCCGTCGTTTAGCAGTACCACAGACATCTATATGATCGTAATCGGTGACAATCTGCGTGGCGCGCAGAAAGTTGCGAGAGCTCTCAGGAATGAGGGTGTAAATGTCGAGCTTGACTTCACGGGGAGAAAGATTGATAAACAGCTAAAAACAGCCCTCAAAAAACAGATCCCGTATCTGATGTTTGTCGGTGATGAGGAACTGTCAGCCGAGGTCTATACGTTGAAAAATATCGCCACAAACGAAGAAAAGAAGCTGAGTTTTGAGCGAATCGTGACGACAGTGTCTGACTATCGGGGGCATCAGTCACGTGGTGATGATGAATTTGATATTTCTGATCTATCGGCGTAG
- a CDS encoding FAD-binding protein, with protein sequence MSKVAAYLRGHITGEVSTRGDVRSALASDTGVLTVKPELVIYPRTTNDIRKVTRFAWQLAEKGHTLPVTVRGAGTDSTGAAIGKGVVMVMPAHMNRIFEYDARQKLVRLQPGATVSALNSALALHGTAVMSLVGSYPYGTVGGAIASAVSGMYAGKYGPIAQAIDQLEVVLANGDVIQTGRISKKELNRRKGLQGFEGDIYRGVDGVIEEYADVLDQLRENDAVGYSAVADVKQRDGSFDLTPLFVGSQGTLGVISEMIMRADFRSSHIAVAGLVFANANAARDAIDDLVRLNPAFLEYFDATLFETASAAGRTYGFYKEASDSFKPASVVIIGFDDFNSRHREKALKKLKKLYANNQEIKLTVADDESTDELIAALDVAHYTSLPDHIDTAGPALFSGFSVSMARLDEFMKSLADFERSEHIKLPLSGHMTTNIFSIHPTLSLHRVADKQKVFKLLDDLTKLVYVHGGTMVAEGGEGRLKTHAIYTQLDERVVEMHQAVRAVFDPLGTLNPGVKQPANVRTLASMLRKDHEGGQLARFGL encoded by the coding sequence ATGAGTAAAGTTGCGGCTTACTTGAGAGGGCATATTACTGGCGAGGTCAGCACGAGGGGCGATGTTCGCTCGGCACTCGCAAGCGATACGGGTGTGCTAACGGTTAAGCCAGAGCTGGTGATTTATCCCCGAACAACCAATGATATCCGTAAGGTAACACGGTTCGCTTGGCAGCTTGCCGAAAAAGGTCACACTCTGCCGGTGACGGTTCGTGGTGCGGGTACGGACAGTACGGGTGCGGCAATTGGTAAGGGTGTGGTCATGGTAATGCCGGCCCATATGAACAGGATATTTGAGTATGATGCTAGACAAAAGTTGGTTCGTCTGCAACCTGGGGCAACGGTGAGCGCATTAAATAGTGCCCTGGCACTACACGGTACGGCTGTTATGTCGCTGGTAGGCTCGTATCCATACGGTACGGTAGGCGGAGCAATCGCTAGTGCCGTATCTGGTATGTACGCCGGTAAATATGGCCCGATTGCCCAGGCGATTGATCAGCTCGAGGTGGTACTCGCCAATGGTGATGTGATTCAGACGGGGCGAATCAGCAAAAAAGAGCTAAATCGTCGCAAAGGTCTTCAGGGCTTTGAGGGTGATATTTATCGTGGGGTGGATGGTGTTATAGAGGAGTATGCCGATGTGCTCGATCAGTTACGCGAGAATGACGCTGTAGGCTATAGTGCCGTTGCTGATGTCAAGCAAAGAGATGGTAGTTTCGATTTGACACCGCTGTTTGTTGGTTCGCAGGGCACACTAGGTGTCATAAGCGAGATGATTATGCGGGCGGATTTTCGTAGTTCTCATATTGCGGTGGCGGGACTTGTTTTTGCGAATGCTAATGCGGCACGTGATGCGATTGATGATTTAGTGCGCTTAAATCCAGCTTTTCTCGAGTATTTTGATGCGACATTGTTTGAAACGGCTTCTGCAGCCGGGCGAACCTATGGTTTTTATAAAGAAGCGTCGGACTCGTTTAAGCCAGCAAGCGTTGTGATTATTGGATTTGATGATTTCAATAGCCGACATCGAGAAAAAGCGCTAAAAAAACTCAAGAAGCTGTATGCAAATAATCAAGAAATTAAGTTGACTGTTGCTGACGACGAGTCGACAGATGAGCTGATTGCGGCGCTTGATGTAGCACACTACACATCGCTTCCAGACCACATAGATACCGCTGGGCCGGCCTTGTTTTCAGGGTTTTCGGTATCGATGGCCCGACTAGATGAGTTTATGAAGTCGCTTGCTGATTTTGAGCGTAGTGAGCATATCAAACTTCCGCTCTCTGGGCACATGACTACGAATATATTCTCCATCCACCCGACACTTTCGCTTCATAGGGTTGCTGACAAACAAAAAGTGTTTAAACTGCTTGACGACCTGACCAAACTAGTTTATGTGCACGGTGGAACAATGGTCGCCGAAGGTGGCGAGGGTCGTCTCAAGACTCACGCAATTTATACTCAGCTCGATGAACGAGTGGTTGAGATGCATCAGGCGGTACGGGCGGTTTTTGACCCCTTGGGTACGCTAAATCCTGGGGTGAAGCAACCGGCGAATGTCAGGACACTAGCTAGTATGTTGCGTAAAGACCACGAGGGTGGACAACTGGCGCGATTCGGTCTCTAG
- a CDS encoding TrmH family RNA methyltransferase gives MQDTRNVVDKYKGKPMEEIVADLDRHGVSLEVAIDNVERDFNMGTIVRSANAFGVRTIHIIGRRQWNKRGAMMTDKYLHVVYHPTVEAFFEEIGQKTVVAVDNVPGSIPLQQASLPSDVVLIFGAESLGIRPELLDRADLIVAIEQFGSTRSLNVGVAGGVAMYEWVRRNHIAPTG, from the coding sequence ATGCAAGATACACGCAATGTTGTCGATAAATACAAGGGTAAGCCCATGGAAGAGATTGTCGCTGATCTCGACAGGCACGGGGTGTCGCTTGAGGTTGCTATAGATAACGTAGAGCGAGACTTCAATATGGGGACGATTGTTCGAAGTGCCAATGCATTTGGCGTGAGGACGATACATATCATCGGTCGTAGGCAGTGGAATAAGCGCGGAGCGATGATGACGGATAAGTACCTGCATGTAGTGTATCACCCGACTGTTGAGGCATTTTTTGAGGAGATAGGGCAAAAGACGGTGGTTGCGGTTGACAATGTCCCAGGCTCGATTCCATTGCAACAGGCGTCGTTACCTAGTGATGTGGTGCTGATATTTGGAGCAGAAAGTCTAGGTATACGACCAGAGCTGTTAGACAGAGCCGATCTGATAGTAGCGATCGAGCAATTTGGTAGTACGCGTAGTCTAAATGTTGGTGTCGCGGGAGGAGTCGCCATGTATGAGTGGGTCAGGCGAAACCATATCGCTCCGACAGGATAA
- a CDS encoding HAD-IIB family hydrolase, producing the protein MKKVIAFDLDDTLAVTKSEISDRMSGLLSRLVEKYDVCIITGGRFEQIEKQVVSRLEVPEHLLGKLHLMPTCGTRYYRYDELNHKWTLQYAEDLSKEQKEKIIGVLETVAKEMGIWCDNPAGEIIEDRHSQITMSALGQQATPEDKYAWAEKFKDVRPVYRDKVAELLPDLEVRIGGTTSTDITLPGVDKAYGMRKLIDALDISKDEILFFGDKLNEGGNDYPVKAMGIDSIAVEGWESTAYALEGVLGVTE; encoded by the coding sequence ATGAAAAAAGTTATAGCATTTGACCTAGATGATACGCTAGCAGTCACAAAATCAGAGATTTCTGACCGTATGAGTGGTCTATTGAGTCGATTGGTCGAGAAATACGATGTTTGTATTATTACTGGTGGTCGTTTCGAGCAAATCGAGAAGCAGGTCGTGAGTCGACTGGAGGTTCCTGAACACTTGCTTGGTAAGCTTCATCTCATGCCGACCTGTGGTACGCGCTACTATCGCTACGACGAGCTAAATCATAAGTGGACGCTTCAATACGCAGAAGATCTGTCGAAAGAGCAAAAAGAGAAGATTATTGGCGTGCTAGAGACGGTCGCAAAGGAGATGGGTATCTGGTGTGATAATCCAGCAGGAGAAATCATCGAAGATCGTCATAGTCAGATCACGATGAGCGCGCTGGGTCAACAGGCGACGCCAGAGGATAAGTATGCCTGGGCAGAGAAGTTCAAGGATGTTCGACCAGTTTATCGTGATAAGGTTGCTGAACTGTTGCCTGATCTAGAGGTGCGAATTGGCGGTACGACCAGTACGGACATTACGCTTCCTGGTGTAGATAAAGCATATGGGATGCGCAAGCTGATCGATGCGCTTGATATTAGCAAAGACGAGATTCTGTTCTTTGGTGACAAGCTAAACGAAGGTGGTAACGATTATCCAGTCAAAGCGATGGGCATCGATAGTATTGCCGTTGAGGGCTGGGAGTCAACTGCTTACGCTCTCGAGGGAGTGTTGGGCGTTACAGAGTAA
- the recG gene encoding ATP-dependent DNA helicase RecG, whose product MNLKTPLEQVKGVGPKIAMQLRTAGLETVGDIITFLPRRHDDFTGLAPIADLKPGKVTIRARCESISTRPVRRGLRLTTAVLADDSGKLNAIWFNQPYRTQQLGGSDDEFYFSGEFEYNYGRYQLTNPTAEIAKDMPVQAERLMPVYHSIHGLKSVTVRKVVENLRPLMSVLPETLPASIVRAEGLMGRAEAISAMHFPKTTEEVQRARDRLAFEELFELLLASRLNKLENQQLEGYHIPFEQSVVKQFVSNLPFELTGAQRRAAWDILQDFERKIPMNRLLQGDVGSGKTVVAGLAARQAASHGFQTALMAPTEILASQHAETLDKLLAPFGVRVGLLVGSLKGKARQALYEQIANGEVDVVVGTHAVIQDKVSFKKLGFVVIDEQHRFGVDQRQKLLAKSGADGLMPHLLAMTATPIPRSLALTVYGELDLSILNERPKGRMPIKTEIVTPVGVPKMYERVDAEIANGRQAYVVCSLIDDNPENDTKSVTAEHQRLKQTIFGHRQIGLLHGKMKPAEKETIMQDFKARKYDILVSTTVVEVGVDVPNATTMIVENADRFGLSQLHQLRGRVGRGGHQSYCYLVMSSSNKPSERIREIEKSDDGFYLAEVDMKLRGPGEIYGRMQHGVLNLQIATLADTALIARAQNAVKRFVKSPEEVARYKTTNSRVQYYQRLTTLN is encoded by the coding sequence ATGAATCTCAAAACACCACTAGAGCAAGTCAAGGGCGTTGGGCCAAAGATTGCCATGCAACTAAGGACCGCAGGACTCGAAACGGTTGGTGATATCATCACATTTTTACCACGTCGTCATGATGATTTTACGGGTCTAGCGCCGATCGCAGATCTAAAGCCGGGCAAAGTCACGATCCGAGCGCGCTGTGAAAGTATATCGACGCGCCCAGTTCGACGAGGGCTTCGTCTGACAACGGCAGTGCTGGCCGATGATAGCGGTAAGCTCAATGCGATCTGGTTTAATCAGCCGTATCGTACACAACAGCTTGGCGGGTCAGATGATGAGTTTTATTTCTCAGGTGAGTTTGAGTACAATTACGGTCGTTATCAATTGACTAACCCAACTGCAGAAATAGCCAAAGATATGCCAGTGCAGGCAGAGCGATTGATGCCTGTGTATCATTCGATTCACGGTTTGAAGTCGGTCACTGTTCGCAAGGTGGTCGAAAATCTACGTCCCTTGATGTCAGTTTTGCCAGAAACTTTACCGGCATCTATCGTGCGAGCTGAGGGTTTGATGGGTCGCGCCGAGGCGATTAGCGCGATGCATTTTCCAAAAACTACCGAGGAGGTTCAACGGGCGCGTGATCGTCTAGCGTTTGAGGAGTTGTTTGAGTTATTGCTAGCCAGCCGGCTAAACAAACTCGAAAATCAACAGCTCGAGGGCTATCACATACCGTTTGAGCAGTCTGTAGTCAAGCAGTTTGTATCGAATCTGCCGTTTGAATTAACGGGTGCTCAGCGACGAGCGGCGTGGGATATATTGCAGGACTTCGAACGCAAAATACCGATGAACCGTCTACTTCAGGGCGATGTGGGAAGCGGCAAGACGGTTGTTGCAGGACTGGCGGCGCGCCAGGCGGCGAGCCATGGTTTTCAGACAGCGCTGATGGCGCCGACGGAGATTCTAGCTTCACAACATGCCGAGACACTTGATAAGCTTCTGGCTCCGTTTGGTGTTAGGGTTGGTTTATTGGTCGGTAGTCTCAAAGGCAAGGCACGTCAGGCTCTGTATGAGCAAATTGCAAACGGTGAGGTTGACGTGGTGGTTGGCACGCATGCCGTGATTCAGGACAAGGTTAGTTTTAAGAAACTAGGCTTTGTCGTAATTGATGAGCAACATCGATTTGGTGTCGATCAACGGCAAAAATTATTAGCAAAGTCGGGTGCTGACGGACTGATGCCACATCTTTTGGCGATGACGGCGACGCCGATTCCGCGTAGTCTGGCGCTTACGGTTTACGGTGAGCTTGATTTGAGTATTTTGAACGAGCGTCCAAAAGGGCGTATGCCAATTAAAACAGAGATAGTTACTCCTGTTGGCGTACCAAAGATGTATGAACGGGTCGACGCTGAGATCGCGAATGGTCGGCAAGCGTATGTTGTTTGCAGTTTGATAGATGACAATCCAGAAAACGACACCAAAAGCGTTACCGCTGAGCACCAACGCCTCAAGCAAACGATATTTGGTCATCGCCAGATAGGATTATTACACGGCAAGATGAAACCAGCCGAAAAAGAGACCATCATGCAGGACTTCAAGGCTAGGAAATATGACATTCTGGTCAGTACAACAGTCGTAGAGGTGGGCGTAGATGTACCAAACGCGACGACGATGATTGTCGAAAACGCTGATCGTTTCGGTCTGTCTCAGTTGCACCAACTGCGTGGTCGGGTTGGTCGAGGCGGTCATCAGAGCTATTGTTACCTGGTGATGAGTTCGTCAAATAAGCCCTCGGAACGAATTCGTGAGATCGAAAAGTCAGACGATGGATTTTATTTGGCTGAGGTGGATATGAAGCTTCGTGGGCCAGGTGAGATCTATGGGCGGATGCAGCATGGTGTGCTCAATCTCCAGATTGCGACATTGGCTGATACGGCTCTGATCGCCCGCGCCCAAAATGCTGTAAAGCGTTTCGTTAAGTCTCCCGAAGAGGTCGCTAGATACAAGACGACAAATAGTCGCGTCCAGTACTACCAGCGCCTGACAACACTTAATTAA